A single region of the Thermotoga profunda AZM34c06 genome encodes:
- a CDS encoding phosphoglucosamine mutase — MRELFGTDGIRGVYNQDLTEDLAYKVGLTIGSMHPDGKFLIVRDTRESGLALEKAIASGLVKSGATVYLGGILPTPAAALITKMKNWFGVVISASHNPYYYNGIKLMKSGFKLADEEEIEIEKRLEVKDHSFSKHDTGKIIDFSEAEKIYIETISNMFSDVDFHGISVVVDTSNGAAYRTTPMVLEKLGIKVTCYYNQPDGKNINDNCGSLYPQYLAQKISGFDLGVLHDGDADRCILLSKKGGEINGDKIMGILALSMKREKRLKNNLVVATIMSNFGLEIFLKENQIDMIRTKVGDRYVLEQMLKSDANIGGERSGHIIFLDRSTTGDGLITALEFLRVMVLSQRDSSELEKQVNDLPQYMVNVEVKNKAIVDHPHLKEKVSQLQKNGFRIVVRASGTEPVIRVMAEGQDESKIKAAVEEIADLVRTLGEFQRR, encoded by the coding sequence ATGAGAGAGCTATTTGGAACCGATGGGATAAGGGGGGTATACAACCAAGATTTGACTGAAGATCTTGCGTACAAAGTTGGATTGACGATAGGAAGTATGCATCCAGATGGGAAATTTTTAATTGTACGTGACACACGTGAATCTGGGTTGGCTTTGGAGAAAGCTATAGCGAGTGGTCTTGTTAAGAGCGGTGCGACGGTTTATTTAGGTGGGATACTTCCAACACCAGCGGCAGCGCTGATAACGAAAATGAAGAATTGGTTTGGCGTGGTGATTTCTGCTTCACACAATCCATATTATTACAACGGCATAAAATTGATGAAGTCTGGGTTCAAACTCGCCGATGAAGAAGAAATAGAGATTGAAAAAAGGCTTGAAGTAAAAGATCATTCTTTTTCTAAGCATGATACTGGAAAAATCATTGACTTTTCAGAAGCAGAGAAAATCTACATAGAAACGATCTCGAATATGTTCTCAGATGTTGATTTTCATGGAATATCCGTCGTTGTTGATACTTCGAATGGTGCTGCGTATAGAACTACTCCGATGGTCTTAGAGAAACTTGGTATAAAAGTGACCTGCTACTACAATCAGCCGGATGGGAAAAACATAAACGATAATTGCGGTTCATTGTATCCACAATATCTGGCACAGAAAATCTCTGGCTTTGATTTGGGGGTATTACACGATGGTGATGCAGATAGATGTATACTTTTGAGCAAAAAAGGTGGAGAAATAAATGGCGACAAAATCATGGGGATCCTTGCCCTTTCGATGAAAAGGGAAAAAAGATTGAAAAACAATCTCGTAGTTGCAACGATCATGAGCAACTTCGGATTGGAGATTTTTTTGAAGGAAAATCAAATCGATATGATTCGAACCAAGGTTGGCGATCGATATGTACTTGAGCAAATGCTGAAATCCGATGCCAATATAGGCGGTGAGAGATCTGGACACATAATCTTTTTAGATAGATCAACGACAGGAGATGGTTTGATAACGGCTTTGGAATTTCTACGGGTTATGGTATTGAGCCAAAGAGATTCGTCTGAACTCGAAAAACAAGTGAATGATCTACCACAATACATGGTCAATGTCGAGGTGAAGAACAAAGCTATCGTCGATCATCCACATTTAAAAGAAAAAGTTTCACAGTTGCAAAAAAACGGTTTTAGAATCGTTGTAAGGGCATCGGGAACAGAGCCAGTTATACGTGTCATGGCAGAAGGTCAAGATGAATCAAAGATAAAGGCAGCCGTGGAAGAAATAGCAGATCTTGTTAGAACCTTAGGAGAATTTCAGAGAAGGTGA
- a CDS encoding tetratricopeptide repeat protein yields the protein MKRDKFFLVLMSVFALLFLITFQAYRWTKQSQERYQKIVKAYELYCYGKYDEFSKYVDQYKLKELSYLNVTIKEQRFQQFYMAAVKDFNLGNFASAVEFFKKALQQLDERDPRKDELLYYLSISLVNSNRLQEAKLELSTFVNLENSPYRNKALQLLIDIYRKTGEIVKAQEIEKLLLEVKK from the coding sequence ATGAAACGAGATAAGTTTTTCTTAGTTTTGATGAGTGTCTTTGCTTTACTCTTCTTGATCACTTTTCAGGCATATCGCTGGACAAAGCAATCTCAGGAAAGGTATCAAAAGATCGTCAAAGCCTATGAGCTATATTGTTATGGTAAATACGACGAATTTTCGAAATACGTTGATCAATACAAATTAAAAGAATTGTCTTATCTGAACGTCACTATAAAAGAGCAAAGGTTTCAGCAATTTTATATGGCTGCCGTGAAAGATTTCAATCTGGGTAATTTCGCCTCCGCTGTGGAGTTTTTCAAGAAGGCTTTACAACAACTCGATGAGAGAGATCCTCGAAAAGATGAACTTTTGTATTATCTTTCGATTTCTCTTGTCAATTCCAATAGACTTCAAGAAGCAAAGTTGGAATTATCAACCTTTGTGAACCTTGAAAACTCACCTTACAGAAATAAGGCTTTGCAGTTGTTGATCGATATCTACAGAAAAACCGGTGAGATAGTTAAAGCTCAGGAAATTGAGAAACTACTTTTGGAGGTGAAAAAATGA
- a CDS encoding IMPACT family protein, with protein sequence MTDFSAILHESFAELNVQRSKFYSHVFEIDSVSQARERIKALSRSYNDATHLCWALRVIETELIELSSDGGEPSGTAGFPILNVLKENNLVNLCCVVIRYFGDVKLGIRGLIDAYSQAARLALAKTEIVEIKKVFEHVFECKYEELGILLGIIRKLGGKIEKIEQSDRVTVRALLPQKIDQFHAQVKEKLVKVI encoded by the coding sequence GTGACAGATTTTTCAGCGATTTTGCATGAATCTTTTGCAGAGCTCAATGTACAACGTTCGAAGTTCTATTCGCATGTCTTTGAAATAGACAGTGTATCACAGGCAAGAGAAAGGATTAAAGCCCTTTCAAGATCTTACAATGACGCGACGCATCTTTGTTGGGCTTTAAGGGTAATAGAAACAGAACTCATCGAACTATCTTCAGATGGGGGTGAACCGAGCGGGACGGCGGGTTTTCCGATCTTGAACGTCTTGAAAGAGAATAATTTGGTAAATCTCTGTTGTGTCGTTATCAGATATTTCGGCGATGTAAAACTTGGAATCAGGGGTTTGATAGACGCTTATTCGCAGGCAGCTCGACTTGCACTTGCGAAAACAGAGATCGTCGAGATCAAGAAAGTCTTTGAACATGTTTTTGAATGCAAATACGAAGAACTTGGAATATTGCTTGGTATAATCAGGAAACTTGGTGGGAAAATAGAGAAAATCGAGCAGAGTGATCGTGTGACTGTGAGGGCTTTGTTACCACAAAAAATCGATCAATTCCATGCTCAGGTGAAGGAAAAGTTGGTGAAGGTGATATGA
- the murB gene encoding UDP-N-acetylmuramate dehydrogenase, whose translation MDKKLCEYRFDELLNKHTSFKIGGCARIFVRPKSIEALICTLERFQYAKILAKGTNVLAPDEGVDIVINTLGLNKYQIKNDLIISEAGVLLSTLCKKAADHGLSGLEFAYGIPGTIGGAVYMNAGAYDGEICDIVEYVEIYDRKNIIKLDKSQMNFSYRSSILKETDWVVLRVALRLKPSNSQAVRDRMEQIMRKRIQTQPLDLPSAGSVFKRPRKDFYVGKAIEQIGLKGLRVGDAQISTKHAGFIVNLGNARASDVKELIKIIQQEVYKNYGIHLEPEVEIW comes from the coding sequence ATGGATAAAAAACTTTGCGAATACAGATTTGATGAATTGTTAAATAAACATACGAGTTTCAAGATTGGTGGTTGTGCGAGAATTTTTGTCAGACCAAAGTCAATAGAAGCTTTGATTTGTACACTTGAAAGATTTCAATACGCGAAAATTCTTGCAAAGGGCACCAATGTTCTTGCACCAGACGAAGGTGTTGATATCGTCATAAACACCCTTGGGTTGAACAAGTATCAAATAAAAAACGATCTAATCATAAGCGAAGCTGGTGTATTGTTATCTACTCTGTGTAAGAAAGCGGCAGACCATGGATTATCTGGCTTGGAATTTGCCTACGGTATACCTGGTACCATAGGTGGAGCTGTCTATATGAATGCAGGTGCATACGATGGAGAAATATGCGACATTGTTGAATATGTTGAGATTTATGATCGAAAAAACATTATCAAGCTCGATAAATCTCAAATGAATTTTTCTTATAGATCGAGTATTTTGAAGGAAACTGATTGGGTCGTTCTAAGAGTGGCACTGAGATTAAAACCATCTAACAGTCAAGCCGTCAGAGATCGTATGGAACAAATCATGAGAAAAAGAATCCAAACCCAACCACTCGATCTACCAAGTGCCGGAAGTGTTTTCAAAAGACCAAGAAAGGATTTTTATGTTGGTAAAGCGATCGAACAGATCGGTTTAAAAGGATTGCGCGTAGGAGATGCTCAAATTTCCACAAAACACGCTGGTTTCATAGTGAATCTTGGTAATGCAAGGGCAAGTGACGTCAAAGAATTGATCAAGATCATTCAACAAGAGGTGTATAAAAACTATGGAATACACCTTGAGCCAGAGGTGGAGATTTGGTGA
- the obgE gene encoding GTPase ObgE has translation MFLQKEDFVDKVKIFVKAGDGGNGAVSFRREKYVPKGGPDGGDGGDGGFVILRANPGLSTLLNFKYQRRFIAQNGQHGKGKKQSGKSGEDLVIDVPVGTLVKDVDTGEILADLDRPWMMVCVARGGKGGRGNIHFTTSIFRAPRIAEKGDEGEERWLELELKLLADAGLIGFPNVGKSSLISVMSNARPKIADYPFTTLIPNLGVVKIDENNEFVLADIPGLIEKASEGAGLGNLFLRHIERCSVLVHVIDISGSEGRDFIKDYEIIIQELRKYSEQLSRKPQIIVANKIDLLEKEELEKRLEILEKHTNQKVYPVSALLRINIDVLKQKIYETVGKSKLLMQKQPVPVFEKPKPIRRKIEEKFDFEIKKTQDGFEICGEQIDKWLSRYSLEQRDALERFLDILERNGLSEKLKQMGAQDGDTVWIGQHSFEFKE, from the coding sequence ATTTTTTTGCAAAAAGAGGATTTCGTTGATAAAGTCAAGATCTTCGTCAAAGCCGGTGATGGTGGAAATGGTGCGGTGAGTTTTAGAAGAGAAAAATACGTTCCAAAAGGTGGGCCAGATGGTGGAGATGGCGGAGATGGTGGTTTTGTCATTTTGCGTGCAAATCCTGGCTTATCGACTTTGTTGAATTTCAAATACCAAAGAAGATTCATTGCTCAAAATGGTCAACACGGAAAGGGTAAGAAGCAATCGGGAAAAAGTGGGGAAGATCTCGTCATAGATGTTCCTGTGGGTACACTTGTAAAAGATGTAGACACTGGTGAGATATTGGCAGATCTTGATAGACCATGGATGATGGTTTGTGTTGCACGTGGCGGGAAAGGTGGGCGTGGAAATATACATTTCACTACAAGTATCTTTAGAGCACCACGCATAGCCGAAAAAGGTGATGAAGGAGAAGAGAGATGGCTTGAACTTGAATTGAAATTACTCGCAGACGCAGGACTGATTGGCTTTCCCAACGTTGGAAAATCGTCTCTGATCTCTGTAATGAGCAACGCAAGACCAAAGATCGCAGATTATCCATTCACCACTTTGATACCAAATCTCGGCGTCGTGAAAATAGACGAAAACAACGAATTTGTTTTGGCAGATATACCTGGATTGATAGAAAAAGCAAGTGAAGGCGCTGGACTTGGAAATCTCTTTCTAAGACATATCGAAAGATGCAGTGTACTCGTCCACGTAATAGATATCTCTGGCTCTGAAGGTAGAGATTTTATAAAAGATTACGAAATCATCATCCAAGAGCTTCGTAAATACAGCGAACAGCTTTCAAGAAAACCACAGATAATCGTCGCAAATAAAATTGATTTGCTCGAAAAAGAAGAACTCGAAAAACGATTGGAAATTCTTGAAAAACACACAAATCAAAAAGTTTACCCAGTTTCTGCACTTTTGAGAATAAATATAGATGTTCTGAAACAAAAAATCTATGAAACGGTTGGAAAGAGTAAGTTACTGATGCAAAAACAACCAGTCCCAGTTTTTGAAAAACCCAAGCCTATTCGAAGAAAGATCGAAGAAAAATTCGATTTTGAGATAAAGAAAACTCAAGATGGATTTGAAATCTGTGGTGAACAGATAGATAAATGGTTGAGTAGATATTCACTCGAACAAAGAGATGCGCTTGAAAGATTTCTCGATATCTTAGAGAGAAACGGACTGAGTGAAAAACTCAAGCAAATGGGGGCTCAAGATGGAGACACAGTGTGGATTGGACAACACAGTTTTGAATTCAAAGAATAG
- the nadD gene encoding nicotinate (nicotinamide) nucleotide adenylyltransferase, whose amino-acid sequence MNSKNRIGIFGGSFNPPHVGHLIVSQYVVDILSLDLLYIVPTYIPPHKPNDLAPFELRFEWCKITFENPNVSISDYEKTRQGISYSLYTVLYFSQLHHTKPYFITGEDSLSYIQNWYRYRDLLENCHFVVYPRYCNKPYEEQAKNVLKELYDNIIFLQAPLIQISASDIRKRIKERKSIKGMVHPQIEEQVIEYYSL is encoded by the coding sequence TTGAATTCAAAGAATAGAATAGGTATCTTTGGTGGTTCTTTCAATCCACCACACGTTGGGCATCTGATCGTGTCCCAATATGTAGTGGATATCTTATCGCTTGATTTGTTGTACATCGTACCAACGTATATCCCACCACATAAACCAAATGACCTTGCACCCTTTGAACTCAGATTCGAATGGTGTAAAATAACCTTTGAAAATCCAAACGTATCGATCAGTGACTATGAAAAAACTCGTCAGGGTATCTCTTATTCTCTGTATACTGTTTTGTATTTTAGCCAACTTCACCATACGAAACCTTATTTCATAACCGGCGAAGATTCTCTGTCATATATTCAAAACTGGTACAGGTACAGAGATCTTTTGGAAAATTGTCATTTTGTAGTCTATCCAAGGTATTGTAACAAACCATACGAAGAACAAGCAAAAAATGTGCTTAAAGAACTATACGATAACATCATCTTCTTACAAGCCCCTTTGATTCAGATATCGGCAAGCGATATAAGAAAAAGAATCAAAGAAAGAAAATCAATCAAAGGCATGGTTCATCCCCAAATAGAAGAGCAGGTGATAGAATATTATTCACTTTGA
- a CDS encoding tRNA dihydrouridine synthase, with translation MAGITNRAFRKICTNWGAQFSFTEMISAESVIRNFKVVEKMLPKDESNVAIQLFGNEPKTLAQAAKLVESYAAWLDINAACPVKKVIKKNSGGALLNDLERLGKIIESVKSSVQKPVTVKIRIGFEKNILDQIIHRCIKAGADGIEVHGRTVVQQYSGKALWDLKLSQYGIPIAVSGDIFEIEDFHKALEISGAHSALIARGALRKPWIFAQITQKRTPRIEEIKEIFTKHLKMQIEDEGENSIYKMRQYIAGYTHGMRGAREFRERFMKLNKLEDMEKFTEEFFNSFLMNECNDKVVEWIEESLDRRCCT, from the coding sequence ATGGCAGGTATCACAAATAGGGCTTTCAGAAAGATTTGCACCAATTGGGGTGCACAATTTTCATTCACCGAGATGATAAGTGCAGAGAGTGTCATCAGAAACTTCAAGGTAGTTGAAAAAATGCTTCCAAAAGACGAGTCAAATGTCGCAATTCAACTCTTTGGAAATGAACCAAAAACATTGGCTCAAGCCGCAAAGCTCGTTGAATCTTATGCGGCATGGCTCGACATAAACGCTGCATGCCCTGTGAAGAAGGTGATAAAGAAAAATTCTGGTGGAGCCTTGCTCAATGATCTTGAAAGACTCGGAAAGATCATAGAATCTGTCAAATCATCTGTTCAAAAACCTGTGACTGTGAAGATAAGAATCGGTTTTGAAAAAAATATTCTGGATCAGATTATACACAGATGTATAAAAGCAGGTGCCGATGGAATAGAAGTTCATGGGAGAACCGTTGTCCAACAATACAGTGGCAAAGCTTTATGGGACTTAAAACTCTCACAGTATGGTATTCCCATTGCCGTGAGTGGAGATATCTTCGAGATCGAAGATTTTCATAAAGCACTTGAAATATCTGGTGCTCATTCAGCTCTTATAGCCCGTGGAGCTTTGAGAAAACCATGGATCTTTGCACAGATCACTCAAAAAAGAACGCCACGAATCGAAGAAATCAAAGAGATATTCACAAAACACTTGAAGATGCAAATCGAAGATGAAGGTGAAAACTCCATCTACAAAATGCGTCAATACATAGCGGGATATACCCATGGTATGAGAGGTGCAAGGGAGTTCAGAGAGAGATTTATGAAACTGAATAAACTGGAAGATATGGAAAAGTTCACAGAAGAGTTTTTTAATAGTTTTCTAATGAACGAATGTAACGATAAAGTAGTCGAATGGATTGAAGAGAGTCTTGACAGGAGGTGTTGCACATGA
- a CDS encoding Do family serine endopeptidase, with translation MKKLLLVVSVLIVSVAIFGYVNPDYQSPVVAVVEQCAPAVVKVEAVKYTTSPYFDPFMEEFFKRWFGYNPFGGTQQSTSLGSGFIFDKQGYILTNEHVVSGSKDITVTLLDGTTYKAEYVGGDSELDIAVLKIKPEKDLPVVEFGDSDNLKIGEWAIAIGNPLGFQHTVTIGVVSATGRRISKPDGSGYYTNLIQTDAAINPGNSGGPLLNIHGQVIGINTAIINPQEAVNLGFAIPINTVKRFIDQLITTGKAQKAYLGVRVMTVTEDLVKAMGLKVNQGVLVVQVMENSPAEKAKLQENDVILKFDNVSVTSDAELVSLIHSHVPGDVVTLLVNRSGKEITLTVKLGSSIEEGVETTQAAQEFLGIVVDEITGSDRESYSLPASLDGVIVRQVKNSVQIQKGDVIYQIAVNGKNNIIKSVSDWNNVVSKIKQGDFVALFVYRKGAKMIYSFTYR, from the coding sequence ATGAAAAAGCTTCTCTTGGTTGTATCGGTGTTAATTGTTAGTGTAGCCATTTTTGGTTATGTAAACCCAGACTACCAGAGCCCAGTAGTGGCAGTTGTCGAGCAGTGTGCACCTGCTGTGGTGAAGGTAGAAGCGGTCAAGTACACAACATCGCCTTACTTCGATCCATTCATGGAAGAATTTTTCAAACGTTGGTTTGGTTACAATCCATTCGGTGGGACACAACAGTCAACAAGTCTTGGATCGGGTTTCATTTTTGACAAACAAGGATATATACTGACCAATGAACATGTAGTAAGTGGATCAAAGGATATAACAGTCACATTACTCGACGGTACAACTTACAAAGCAGAGTACGTAGGTGGAGATAGCGAACTGGATATAGCCGTGTTGAAAATCAAGCCAGAGAAGGATCTTCCCGTAGTGGAATTTGGTGACTCAGATAATTTGAAGATTGGTGAATGGGCAATAGCAATAGGAAATCCACTTGGATTTCAACATACAGTAACGATTGGTGTTGTCAGTGCGACTGGAAGAAGGATTTCAAAACCAGATGGCTCAGGCTATTACACCAATCTAATTCAAACCGATGCGGCAATCAACCCCGGAAACAGTGGTGGTCCACTTTTGAACATCCACGGACAGGTTATAGGAATAAACACTGCAATCATCAACCCACAGGAAGCGGTGAACCTGGGATTTGCCATTCCAATCAACACCGTTAAAAGATTCATCGACCAACTGATAACAACCGGGAAGGCACAGAAGGCATACCTTGGTGTGAGAGTCATGACCGTTACAGAAGACCTTGTAAAGGCAATGGGTTTGAAGGTCAACCAAGGTGTATTGGTCGTTCAAGTGATGGAGAACTCTCCTGCTGAAAAGGCAAAGCTTCAAGAAAACGACGTTATCTTAAAATTTGACAATGTTTCCGTCACAAGCGATGCAGAGCTCGTGTCTTTGATCCACAGCCATGTACCTGGCGATGTTGTGACACTTTTGGTGAACAGATCTGGAAAAGAGATCACTTTGACGGTTAAACTCGGCTCTTCAATTGAAGAAGGTGTCGAGACAACACAGGCTGCTCAGGAATTTTTGGGAATAGTTGTGGATGAAATCACAGGTTCAGATAGGGAAAGCTATTCACTTCCAGCTTCACTCGATGGCGTGATAGTAAGACAGGTGAAAAACTCGGTACAAATTCAAAAAGGAGATGTGATATACCAAATCGCAGTGAATGGAAAAAACAATATCATCAAGTCTGTTAGTGACTGGAACAATGTCGTGTCAAAGATCAAACAAGGAGATTTTGTAGCGCTCTTCGTCTATCGTAAAGGAGCAAAGATGATCTACAGCTTTACATACCGCTGA
- a CDS encoding PEGA domain-containing protein produces the protein MKKTLLVVLALTISVLSFAEMQLKNVIIVPKPSELEVKVWLNKPEGAVYQVNESLNIYFKANKSCYVLIYDIRTDGKITLLFPNKYDSNNYIAPNVNYKLPISNLYSFKVSPPEGKEYIQIIASTSFIPIIQQLKNLGTTQSFPILSEDAENYVQKQIIPYLSGEWASDITYFYVGRGARTGIAQLESNPTGAYVYVDGKYIGRTPARVELDEGQHFATFYWQNEVDTETFFITAGQTVVVTGNFVRKSMLDIRTNPSSAQIFLDGNYVGVSPIQVEVQPGQHTVLATKAGYAPAQQSFTISPGETRTITLNLNPEQATLNIFTVPSGASIYVNNQYRGIAPSSGLSLNVAPGTYTITARLTNYQDASFTVTVDPGEVRRIDLTLIPIVRKGTLNIFTNPTGATIYVDGNYVGVSRTGGLSVQVDPGVHTIIAQLADYQESSISVNISSGETRRVDITLIPVVKKGVVRVYTNPVGATVYVNGNSWGQAPSGGMSIELDANVLYRISASMPDYEDATVDVQVAPNETKTITLTLQPIQKTGTVSINTSPSNALVYVNGYLKGVTPLKIDLDYGTYQLVLIKGGYYAELITLKVDRKNVSVNTTLKPIQ, from the coding sequence ATGAAAAAAACCTTACTGGTGGTACTTGCTCTAACGATCTCGGTATTGAGTTTTGCAGAGATGCAGTTAAAGAATGTGATCATAGTTCCAAAACCGAGTGAACTTGAAGTGAAAGTCTGGCTCAATAAACCTGAAGGTGCTGTCTACCAAGTCAACGAGTCTTTGAACATCTATTTCAAAGCGAACAAGAGTTGTTATGTTTTGATCTATGATATCAGAACCGATGGCAAGATCACGCTTTTGTTTCCAAACAAATACGATTCAAACAACTACATCGCACCCAATGTGAACTATAAGCTCCCCATATCGAATCTGTATTCGTTCAAAGTGTCTCCACCTGAAGGTAAGGAGTACATTCAAATCATCGCTTCAACAAGTTTCATCCCAATAATTCAACAACTCAAAAACCTTGGCACAACCCAATCTTTCCCAATTTTGTCTGAAGACGCAGAGAATTACGTGCAAAAACAGATTATTCCATATCTATCTGGTGAATGGGCAAGCGATATCACCTACTTCTATGTCGGTAGAGGTGCGAGGACCGGTATCGCTCAACTTGAATCCAATCCAACAGGTGCCTATGTGTATGTAGATGGAAAGTACATTGGAAGAACTCCTGCACGGGTTGAACTCGATGAAGGCCAACATTTTGCAACCTTCTATTGGCAGAATGAAGTGGATACAGAGACCTTCTTCATCACAGCGGGACAAACCGTTGTTGTAACAGGCAACTTCGTCAGAAAGTCGATGCTCGATATAAGAACAAATCCATCGAGTGCACAGATCTTTCTGGATGGTAATTACGTAGGTGTCAGTCCAATTCAGGTAGAAGTACAACCAGGCCAGCACACCGTTTTAGCGACAAAGGCCGGGTATGCACCCGCTCAACAGAGTTTTACAATCTCACCGGGTGAAACCAGGACAATTACATTAAATCTCAATCCTGAACAAGCGACTTTGAATATCTTCACAGTTCCAAGTGGTGCTTCTATATACGTGAACAACCAGTACAGAGGAATAGCACCATCGTCTGGATTGAGTCTCAATGTTGCTCCTGGTACATACACCATCACGGCAAGGCTGACAAATTATCAAGATGCATCTTTTACAGTTACAGTCGATCCAGGTGAAGTGAGAAGAATAGACCTAACACTCATTCCAATAGTGAGAAAGGGTACATTGAATATTTTCACAAATCCCACTGGTGCCACGATATATGTAGACGGTAATTACGTGGGAGTATCACGCACCGGTGGATTGAGTGTACAGGTCGATCCAGGCGTCCACACGATCATAGCACAGCTTGCAGATTATCAAGAATCGAGTATCAGTGTGAATATCTCATCTGGAGAAACAAGAAGAGTTGACATAACACTCATACCTGTAGTCAAAAAAGGTGTCGTCAGGGTATACACCAACCCTGTAGGAGCCACAGTTTATGTCAATGGCAATTCTTGGGGTCAAGCTCCTTCGGGAGGAATGAGTATAGAACTCGATGCAAATGTCTTATACAGAATCTCGGCATCTATGCCAGATTATGAAGATGCCACAGTGGATGTTCAAGTAGCACCAAACGAGACAAAAACCATTACCTTGACACTTCAGCCAATACAGAAGACAGGAACGGTGAGCATCAACACGTCGCCAAGTAACGCGCTTGTCTACGTCAATGGTTATCTAAAAGGTGTCACACCGCTCAAGATCGACCTTGATTATGGAACATATCAATTGGTATTGATCAAAGGTGGCTATTACGCGGAATTAATAACTTTGAAAGTAGACAGGAAGAACGTGTCTGTCAACACCACGTTGAAGCCTATTCAATAA
- a CDS encoding CBS domain-containing protein — protein MFVKDVMTKEVITVSPETTFSEAMDIIRKKGIRRLPVVKNEKVVGIITEKDLLSASPSQATTLDVWELTSLLSKLKIKQIMRKDVVHVHPNTPIEDAAKIMSDKKIGSLIVLEEERLIGIITESDIFKVFINMLGAREEGTRYVFRIQNVPGILSKILYLMYQCGGDLISVTTYEKSEEEYNVVVKVRNLKRQEFERKFLEGIPSASIVDVKE, from the coding sequence GTGTTTGTCAAGGATGTTATGACCAAAGAAGTGATAACCGTCTCGCCAGAGACAACCTTTTCCGAAGCGATGGATATCATAAGGAAAAAAGGCATAAGGAGATTACCTGTGGTTAAAAATGAAAAGGTTGTTGGAATCATCACAGAAAAAGATTTACTCTCTGCTTCACCTTCTCAAGCAACCACTCTTGATGTCTGGGAGCTCACAAGCCTTTTGAGCAAATTGAAGATAAAACAAATTATGAGAAAGGACGTCGTTCATGTTCATCCGAACACACCTATAGAAGATGCAGCAAAGATCATGTCAGACAAGAAAATAGGTTCACTCATAGTCCTTGAAGAAGAAAGATTAATTGGCATAATCACCGAATCCGATATCTTCAAAGTCTTTATAAATATGCTGGGTGCAAGAGAAGAAGGTACAAGGTATGTCTTTCGCATACAAAATGTCCCAGGTATTTTATCAAAGATACTGTATCTGATGTATCAATGTGGTGGAGATTTGATCTCTGTTACCACTTATGAAAAATCAGAAGAAGAATACAACGTCGTAGTCAAAGTCAGAAATCTCAAAAGGCAGGAATTTGAAAGAAAATTTCTCGAGGGTATCCCTTCTGCTTCAATTGTCGATGTAAAAGAATAA